In the Arthrobacter sp. CDRTa11 genome, GTGTCGAAATAAACAGCTTCCAGGGCGGCCACGTGCGGGTCGCCCACGCGGGCCACGCCGGGGAGACCAGCCAGCGGCGGCACCACGGCCTCCTCGCCCACCTCGTACTTCTTCTCGATTTCCACACCCTGCAGGGCCATCAAGGACATCCTTCCGGTCAGCGTACGTCGGGCCGGAGAAGCCCGGTTGGCCCAACATGGTCTGACCCCGAGTCTATGCCGCTGGGTGAGCGATGGGAGAGGTTGGACACAAAACCCTAGACATCAAACGTCTAACGTCTAACCTTGAAGGATGGCCCCCATCTCTCCAGCTCCCCCCGCAGTGGATACCGCCCTGCCCAAGCCGCGTACCGCCGTCGTGCTGTCCGTCATAGCGCTGGTGCTGATCGGCCTTAACCTGCGGGCCGGAATCACGGGAGCATCGGCGCTGCTGCACGATCTGCAGCTGGTCCTGGGCTATGGGCCGCTGGTGGCGGCGATCATTCCGTCCATCCCTACCCTCTGTTTTGCGGTGGCCGGCGCGGCGACGTCGTGGCTCACGGGGCGGCTCGGCGTCGAAAAGTCAATCCTGCTGTCGCTGGGGATGCTGGCGGCGGGGCTGCTGCTGCGGGGCATCCCGGCCACGGGCATGCTGGTGATTGGCACGGTCCTGGGAATGTCGGGGCTGGCCGTCTGCAACGTGGCCATGCCGTCATTCATCCGCGAGCACTTCGCCGGACGCACGTCCCTGATGACCGGGCTGTATACGGTCACCATGACCACCGGCGCAACAGCCACAGCCGTGGTGGTGGTCCCGCTGGCGCAGGCCCTCGGTTCGCCTTCGGCGGCAGTGGGCGCCATCGGAATTATGGCCATCGCCGCCTTCCTGGGTTTCCTGCCCGTTGCCCTGCACGCGCACCGCAACAGTGTCCGCACCCGCACCGGCAGGATCTCGCCCTGGCCATTACTGAGGACGCGCAAAGGCCTGCTGCTGACCGCCATCTTTACCGTCCAGGCCCTGCTGGCGTACGCCCTGCTGAGCTGGTTCCCGTACATGCTGACCACCATGGGGCTCAGTGCCTCGGACAGCGGCCTGATGTACGGGCTGATGCAGCTGGTTTCCGTGCCGGCCGGCATGCTGCTGATCGCCATTGGGTCCCGCCGCCGGATGCTGCGGCCCGCTTTTTACCTCGTCTCCGTAACCATGGCACTGGGGGTTGCCGCGCTGCTGTTCCTCCCGGTGGGCCTGGCCGTGATCCCCGCCGTCCTGCTGGGGTTCGGCCTGGGCATCTTCCCCCTGGTGATGGTCATGATCAGCCGCAGCGGCACCAACACGGCTGAAACCACGGCGCTTTCCACGCTGGCTCAGTCCACCGGCTACCTGCTGGCCACGGTGGGGCCCTTTGGCGCAGGGCTGCTCCACAGTGCCACCGGCAGCTGGACGCTGCCGCTTTCCCTTCTGCTGGTCCTCGCCCTGGTCCAGATCGTGGTGGCCCACCTGCTCACGGGCAGCCCTTCCGCCGGCAACACCTCAAAGAAGAAGTAGGCCCAGAATGACCCTCAGCACCTCGCACCGGCAGCCCCTCGCGGAAGAGGTCACCGCCAAGCTGCGGACCATGATCCAAACAGGCGAGTGGCCATTGCAGCAGCGGATCCCGCCGGAGCCCGAGCTGATGGCACGGCTTGGCGTCTCCCGCGGGACGCTCCGGGAGGCCGTCAAGGCCCTGGCCCACAGCGGAATGCTGGAGGTGCGCCGGGGCGACGGCACATATGTCCGTGCCACCAGTGAGATGTCCGGCGCCGCCCGCCGGATGTACCAGGACCACACCGGTGAGCACATCCTGGAAGTCAGGGCGGGGCTGGATACCCAGGCGGCGAAGCTCGCCGCGAAGAACGCCACGCCCGACGACGTCACCGCCTTGCGCGCGCTGCTCACCGAACGCGACCAGGGCTGGCATGCGGCCGACTATGCCGCCTGGGCCCGGGCCGACTGGGCCTTCCACGAGCGGGTGGCCCAGGCATCGGGGAATCCCCTGCTCCACGAGCTGTATGTCAGTTTCGGCGGCGTCTTCCACCAGGACCTGCTCAAGCAGCCGGCCAAGGAGGGGTTCGACGGGATTCCGCACCAGGGCCACGGTGAACTGGTGGACGCCATCGAGGCACACGATCCCGACGCCGCCGTGGCCAGTGTCAACCGGAACCTGAACTCGTGCGCGGAATGGATCCGGGCCGAGCTCCTGCCCCTCTGACCGGGCTTTAGCGACTGTCTCTTGCCAATGCCTTTTGCCACTGTCTTGTCGGGTCAGTAAGGCAAGCGGCTCAGCTGAGTAAGGCAGGCTGCGCCGCTTACGTACGGTCGGTGACGCCGTGCTGGCCGGATCCGCGGGCGCAGTGTGCACGGCAGTACACGCCTTGCTCGGTTTCACGGCAGAAATCCTCCGGCGATGAGGGTCAGCAGTGCTCTCGCCAGTAAGTAGGCTTACTATCTGACATAGGCAGTTATTCCCCGGGGGCCGAATATGGTGCCCGCTGATGACGAGGAGCCCCCATGGCCCGAGCAACAAACCTGTCCGAGCATGAACGCGCCCCTGAACCTGAACCCGCCCGAAACCCCAACACGGCAGCAGAAAAACGGCGGGCCCAACGAAAGCCGCCCCGAGCCCTGTGGTCCGACGGCTTGGGGCGGGTGGCTATCCGGTCCGCCCAGATCCTGCTGATCCTGGGCGTGGCGATAGCTTCCGTCTACGCCCTGATGCAGATCAAGCTGCTGGTCATCCCCGTCCTGATCGCACTGATCCTCGCCGCAGCCATCGGCCCGTTTGTGAACATGCTCCGCCGCCGGGGCCTGCCGGGCGGAGCAGCTACCGGCCTGGCTTTTGTGGCGCTGCTCCTCCTGCTGGCGGGCGTCTCCACGGTGATCTATTTCTCCGTCCGGAGCCAGTGGGGCGAGCTGGTGCAGCAGGCTTCCACCGGGCTGGACGAGCTGGAGCAATTCCTGCTGAACGGCCCCATTCCCCTGGATCAGGAGCAGCTGAACCAGGCGCGCGAGGGAATCATCCAGTTCGCCACCAGCAGCCAGGTCCGTTCCGGCGCCATCACAGGGCTTTCGGTGGTGACGGAGTTCCTCGCCGGAACTGCACTGATGATTGTGTTCCTGTTCTTTTTCCTCAAGGACGGGGCCAAGATCTGGAGCTTTTTCCTGCGGCCTTTCAGCGGGCAGCGGGAAGCGAAACTGCGCAGGGTGGGCAGCCGGACTTTGGAAGTCCTGGGTGGGTATGTCCGCGGAACCGCTGTGGTGGCCCTGGTGGACGCCGTGGCCATCGGCGCGGCGCTGTTTATTCTCCAGGTTCCCCTGGCGTTCGCGCTGGCCATCATCGTGTTTATGACAGCCTTCATCCCGCTGGTGGGCGCCACTGTGGCCGGCATCCTGGCGGCCTTGGTGGCCCTGGTGGCCAACGGCCCGGTGGTGGCCCTGATTGTGGTGGCAGTGGTGATTGCCGTGAACCAACTGGAGGGCGACCTCCTGCAGCCGATCGTGATGGGCAAATCGCTGCAGCTTCACGCCCTGGTGATCCTGATGGCACTGACAGCGGGCACCATCCTGGCCGGCATCGTAGGCGCCGTGCTCTCCGTTCCGCTGGCGGCCGTGGTCTGGGCGATCATCCAGGTCTGGACCGCCGAGGACCCCAAGTTTGAGCCGATGAATCCGGATCTGCCGCCGGCCAACAGCCAACCAACATAGTCCGGCAAGGTACTCCGGCAACCGAGTCCGGCAAACCCAGCCAACGCATCCCCCCAGTAACCGGGGACAGACGACGGCGGCCCGGCACTCTGGCGACTTAATAATCCCAGGTGCCGGACCGCCGTCGGGCGTTACTGCCTGTTCCTGCCACGCCCTCAGGTCCTGCCACCGCCCCCAGAGTTTTTGTCCAGATGCGGCGACTTTGAGGACGTTTTTGTCTCCCTATCTGGACAAAAATTCCAACGGGGAGGCTAGGAGCGCAGGCCCGCGAAGACGTTCTTGGGCCGCTGCATCTCGCCGTGCTTGGCACCGAGGAAGACCACCAGGCCGGCGAACACCGGAATAGCCCACTGCAGCATCTTCAGCTGCTCCTGGGCGGTTTTCAGTTCCTCGGAAGCTTCCGGCGTAGGCTCGGTTGCGCCCAGTGCCCCTTGGTCCGCGAGCTTCTCCACTTTCTTGCCCAGGATGCCCGCGTAGAGCGTTACGGCCGCGCCGGCTACCGTCACTGCCGTCTTGATAACGGTGTCCCGGGCAACGCCGTCCTGCTTGGCGATGCGGTCCTTGTTCTCCCAGGCGATGGCCAGGTCAGCCACAAGGTGCGAGGCGAAGGCTGCCGTCTGGATCGGCGCCCATTTCATCCAGCCCGCACTGGAGAGGCGGGTCCGCTCCGAAGGATCCTTGGCTTCCGCCGCTGCACCGTTCAGTCCGATGGCACCCATCAATGATCCGCCGAACCAGGCCGCAGCCGTGAGATCGTGGACTGTCCGTGCAATGAGATTTCCTGCCATGATGCGCTTCCTAACGTTGAGCTGGTTACGAGATGCCGCTTCTGCGGGTCTTCACTTGCCGTGTCCCATCAAGGTCATGGTGTAGCCTATGGTAAGCACACTTACTAATCTTACGAAAGCCCGTTTTAATGCAGCCGCACACGCGTAATATCGCAGCCATGGAGAACAAAGGGACCCTGTTTGGGTGGGCATTTGGCGACGCCGCCCGTGAGGGTGAGAGCGGATATGTTGAGAAGCTTCAGCATGATGCATTCGAGAACGCGCGCCGCACGGCCGAGGCGAGGGGTTTCACTGTCCTGGCCGGTTCCGAGGCCTTCACGGTCCTGAATGCCCACGAAACGCTGGTGGAGCTGGATACAGCCCCGGACAGCCTGGTGGTCCGCTGCACCGTCACAGTGGAAGGCCCGGGAGCCGAGAAGCTGCATGCCGAAGGCCCCATGAACGGGTAGCTGGACGGAAAGCCATGTCAGACGGGGACTCCACCATGAGCGAGGCGGCCGACGCTGTCGAGGAGGCATCAAACGCCAAGGCGCTGGATGTCGTGGCTCGTTCCGGCTTCGCCGTTGTGGCCCTGCTGCATGTGATCGTTGGCGCCATCGCCGTCGCTGTTGCCTTCGGTCAGCCCGGCCAGGCCGAAGCGACGGGCGCCATTGAACAATTGGCTGCCAACCCCTGGGGCCCCGCCGTGATGTGGTCCTGCCTCATCGCCTGTACGGGGCTGGCGCTCTGGCAACTGAGCGAGGCAACGCTCCGCGCCCGGCACCTGCCACGCAAGGAACGCCTGGCCAAACTGGTCTCGTCAGGGTTCCTGGCGTTGGCCTACGGCAGCGTGGGCCTGAGCTTTGCGGGCTTCGCCGTGGGGCTGCGTGCCGATTCCAGCCGAACCACCCGTGACTTCAGCGCTGCACTTCTGGGAGCCCCCTTCGGGCTGTGGGTCCTGATAGCCCTGGGGCTGACCATCATGGGAGTGGGGATCTACTTTGTGGCGAAGGGTTTGCGCCGTGGTTTCAAGGACGAGCTCTTCCATTTTGACGGCTCCCACCGCGGCAAGCTCATCGATGCTCTGGGGCTCACGGGCCACGTGGCCAAGGGAATCGCCCTCAACCTGACCGGGCTGCTCTTTGTTATCGCGGCCGGAAAGCAGAATGCGGACGAATCCACGGGGCTCGACGGCAGCCTGAAGGCACTCCGGGAACACCCGTTCGGCCCTTCCCTTCTGGTGGCGATTGGCGCAGGCTTCATTTGCTACGGCATTTTTGCGCTGGTCCGGGCACGCTTCGGCAGGATGTAGGAGGTGGTTCCGATGAAAGCGATGGGTTCCAACACCCGCGGGCCTGATCCGGCAGTGCCCGCCACGGAACTGGCGGGGTGGACGTTCGCTGCCCTGTTCCGGGCCATCAAGGTGGTGCGGCCTGACAGGCCCATCCATCCCCAGGGAGTCAGCTTTGACGGTGAGCTGACCAGGAAGGGCGACGGGCCTCAGGTGAGCGGCCTCGACTGGCTCGATTCGCCCGGTGTTGAACCGGTCAAGGCGCGTTTCTCACGGTCGGTGGGATTGCCGCCGTCGTTCCCTGACATTTTGGGCCTTGCCCTGCGGATCAATCCATCCGGTGCGGCCGCAGACGTACTGTTCGCGTCCACTGGCTGGCGGTTTCCCGCCCGGTTTGCCCTCATACCCCGGCGGAGTGTTTCCGATGCCGCGCTTACCACCCTTATGCCATACCAGGGGCAGTACGGTCCTGTGCTTCTGGGCCTGCGGACGCTGCAACGGCCGGCGGACGGGTCAACCGGGGACTGGGTCCTGGAACTCTGCTTCGCCAAGCCGGCCGGGCAGTGGGTGCGCGCCGGCGAGCTTCGGCTGCGGGAAACTCCAGGCGCCCCTGATACTCCGCTCCGCTTCAACCCCTTGGAACATCCTCTGCCAGACGCGGGGACGTACCCATGGACCCGGCGCCTGCGGGAGCGCTCGTACCGGGCGGCCCAGCAACCTGCCCCTCATTCTCCCCGTAATTCATCCCATACCCGTGGGCCCTTCGCCCTGACCGAAAGGAAGCCCATGGCAACAGTGAGCAAGGTTTTCAACTCCCCGGCGGAGGAAGTGTGGAAAGTCATCGCGGACGGCTGGCTCTACTCCGGCTGGGTGGTGGGTGCGTCGCGGATCCGGGCCGTCGACGCGCAATGGCCGGACAAGGGATCCAGGCTCCACCATTCCGTGGGGGCCTGGCCGTTGGTGATTAATGACAGCACCAGTGTGGCCGACGTCGAACCCGGCCGCTCGCTGGAACTGGTGGCCCGGGTGTGGCCGGCGGGCGAGGCCAAAGTGCTCATCACCATCGAGGACCAGGGAATGCAGTGCCGCGTCACCATGGCCGAAGACGCGGTGCGGGGCCCCGGGAAGTTTGTGCCGAAGCCCCTGCGGGATGCCCTCATCCTCGCCCGCAACCGCGAAACACTCAACCGGCTCGAACTCATGGCCGCCGGCGGAGCCGGGAGTTAGCCGGGCTGGGTTAAAACGTTCGCGGCTTAGAGCGGGGCGTAAAAAGAAAGCGCGAACTGGCAGCAGATGACCTCAACCGTGCGGTTTGCGGTCATGTGCTGCCAGTTCGCGCTCTTCAGGTTAGACCTGGGCGGCTACACCGTCACGGGAGATGTCCACCATGTCCTCGCGCGGCACCACCTTGATGCGCTCACGCTTGACCTCGACGCCGTGCGATCCGCCGGCTTCGGTGGCTGCGGCGCCCAGGGCGAGCTCGTGGGCGTCCAGGGCCAGCCAGCCTTCCCAGCTGGTGAACTTCACGCCACGGGAGTCAAGGAGATCGACGATGGCGTCAGCCTCGGGAACAGCGGCGACCGGCAGGTTTTCGCGGTCCTCCAGCAGGTAGGTCACGGTCTCCAGGGCGTCGCCCTTGGTGTGGCCGATGAGGCCCACCGGGCCGCGCTTGATCCAGCCGGTGGCGTAGATGCCCGGCACGTGGGTGCCGGCGGCATCCAGGACGCGTCCGCCGTCGTTCGGCACTACGCCCTTCTTGTGGTCGAACTCGATCTCCGGCAGCGCGGAACCGAAGTAGCCGATGGCGCGGTACACGGCCTGGACCGGGTAGTCCACGAACTCGCCGGTGCCGCGGGCGTTGCCGGTGCCATCCAGCTCGGTGCGCTCGAACTTCATGCCGGCCACCTTGCCCGGCGTCTCGGCGTCGTCATAGATTTCCACCGGGCTGTGCAGGAAGTGCAGGTGCAGGCGGCGGGATGCGGTGAGCTCGGAGAGGTCCTCGGGCTGCTCGGCGATCCAGTTGGTGAGCGTGCCCACCATGGTCTTGACCTGGTTGTTGCTCTGGATCAGGCGGTCCGATTCCTCGTCGAACTCGAAGTCCTCGGCGTAGAGGATGATGTCCACGTCCTTGGAGTGGGACAGCTCGCGCAGCTCCAGCGGGGTGAACTTCACCTGGGCGGGGCCGCGGCGGCCGAAGACGTGCACGTCGGTGACCGGGGATGCCTTCAGGCCGGCGTAGACGTTGTCCGGGATTTCGGAGACCAGCAGGTCATCGGCGTGCTTGGAGAGGACGCGGGCCACGTCCAGCGCCACGTTGCCGTTGCCGATCACGGCGATTTCCTTGGCGTCCAGCGGCCATTCGCGGGGAACGTCCGGGTGTCCGTCGTACCAGGAGACAAAGTCAGCGCCACCGTAGGAGCCGTCCAGCTCGATGCCCGGGATGTTCAGGTCCGCGTCCTTGATGGCGCCGGTGGCGAAGATGACGGCGTCGTAGTGCGTGCGCAGGTCCTCGATGGAGAGGTCGGTGCCGTAGTCCACATTGCCGAAGAATCGGATGTCGCCGCGGTCCAGGACCTTGTGCAGGGCGTTGACGATGCCCTTGATGCGCGGGTGGTCCGGGGCCACGCCGTAGCGGATCAGGCCGTAGGGTGCCGGGTAGCGGTCGAAGAGGTCGATGCTCACGGTCAGCTCGCCGCTCTTGACGGCCTCGCTCTTGGTGAGGATGTCAGCGGCGTAGACGCCTGCCGGGCCGGAGCCCACGACGGCGACGCGCAGCGGACGATCGGCAGAGCCTACGGTGGTGCTTGATGACACGGCTGTGTTCCTTTTGTTCGATCCGGCCCAACTGGGTAGCGCTATCTGTCGTTTTGAGGGCTCATAACGACAGTTAGCGCTACTTAGTTGGGTTGGTGGGCTAGGTGGTGAGGACTCGGGGCTTGTTCGGGGTGGTGGTGCCATAGTCGGCGGTTTTGAAGTGCGACGGCGCGAACGGGCTCACGCGCACCACGTCACCGATGACAATCACCGCCGGATTTGCGACGCCGGTGGCTTCCGCCTGGTCGGCGATGGAACCCAGCGTGCCGATCGTCACGCGCTGATTCGGCAGATAGCCGTTCTCAACGATGCCAACTGGAGTGTCCTGAGGCAAACCGGCACTGTGGAGGGCGGCTGCAGATTCGCGCAGCTGGCCCACGCCCATCAGCAGGACGATGGTGTGATCCGCCCTGGCCGGGACCTCGGAAAGTTCCTCGTGCCCGGTGACCACGCTGAAGCCCTTGGCCAGGCCGCGGTGCGTCACGGGAATGCCGGCGGCGGCGGGTACGGAGATCGCGGACGTGACGCCGGAAACCACTTCAACCTCGACGCCGTGCTGCCGGCAGAATTCGGCTTCCTCGCCGCCGCGGCCCAGGACGTAGGGGTCGCCGCCCTTGAGCCGGACCACGCGGTTGCCTTTGAGTGCTTCGTCCACGAGGATCCGGTTGATCTCGGACTGCGGCACGGGGTGGTGGCCGGGGGTCTTGCCCACCTCAATGACACGGACGTCGGGGGAAAGTTCATTCAGGAGTTCGCGGGGGCCGAGACGGTCTGCCACCACGACGTCGGCCTGGCCCAGGAGCCGGCGGCCGCGGACGGTAATCAGGCCGGTGTCGCCCGGTCCGCCACCCACGAGGGCCACGCTTCCGGCGGAAGCCGTGTCCTTCGAAGTACGGCGCCGGCGCAGCGGGAGGTCGCCGGTTTCCAGTGCGGTGGCGACGGCGTCGCGCAAGGCCATGGCCCGGCGCGGGTCTCCCCCGGCGTTGATGGCAATCTTCACGTCGTCCACCACGGCGACGGCGGGAGTCCAGGCGGCCGAGGCTTCATGGTCGGAGGCGTTGACGCACCAGATGCGCTGCGCCTCGGCATCCTTGGAAACCTGGGTGTCCACGGCCGCATCGCCGGTGGCGGTCTGGACGAACCAGACGCCGTCGACGTCTTCCGTACGGTAGGTGCGTGGCTCCCAGGTGAGCAGGCCGGCGTCGGCGAGTTCACGGAGCGCAGCGGAGGCAACGGGAGCCACGACGGTGACCCGGGCACCGGCGTCGAGCAGGCCCTTGGCGCGGCGCGCAGCCACGGGTCCGCCGCCCACCACCAGCACGGGGCGGCCGAGCAGCCGCAGTGCTGTGGGGTAAATATCCTGAATTGCCATAGATCGACGATAGGGCCGCGTCACATTCCCCAACAACGACGGCGGAAACACCAGTTCACGTAAGGTAACCCGGCGTAACTTAGGGTTCGCAGCACGGGGCAGAGTGGCGGGCCGCCGTCGTGGGGCACTTTGGGGCGGATCAGGCCCTGCAACTGCTCGGGACGCGGCGTGTCCGTGTCAATGTGCCCCGTTTCGGCGGTTGTTCGGTCGCGGCAGCCACGGACAACAGCAGGGCCCGACGGCGGGTCAGGCCTTGGGCGGAAGTCCGTGGGTCAGCGCGTGGGACAGGAGGGCCGAGGCCGTCCATCTCATGGAAGCAGCCGCCTCTTCCCTGCCGAGGCCGCCAATGTCCGTCAACCACACCAGCGCCTCGATGCCGATGGCGCTTCGGATGGTCAGGACAAGCCGATGGATGTCCTTCTCGTCCATCTTTCCCTGAAGCGGGGAGAGTGCCTCGGCGATCCAGCCGATCGCCCGGCCCTGCCTGAGGGGCAAGTGCTGCTGACCGTCGGCGGGCTCGAGCGAAAGCCGAAGCATGGTCCGCTGCTGGGCTTCGGTTTCGATGATCATCGCAGTGAACTCCGCTACCACTGCATCCAGCCGCTCGGCCACGTCCTCAGGAGGTGACGCAGGCAGCAGCGAGGTCCGGGCGGTTTCCGGGTGGGCCGCGGCCAGCAACTCTCTCTGGCCGGGGAAATACCGGTAGGCGGTGCTCCGGGCGACGCCCGCGAGGAGTGCGGCTTCGTCCACCGTAGGCGTGGCACCGGAAGCAACGAGCTGGCGCGCGGCAGCAACCAGGGCATCCAGCGTCCGGCGCTTCTGGCCCGTCCGTCCCACGTCCGCATAAGCCCTTGACATGGGCTTCATGGTACACCAGTCTTGTGATGGGACATCAGTCCCATAAAGTTATCAATGCATCGAGGCGGGCACCATGGAGACGAAGAACTCAGCCACAGCAATCATCCGGCAGCCCGGCGAAGGCCCCCGGCGCTGGTTCTTCGGGGGCGGCGTGCATACGTGGAAGGCGACAGCAGAGGAGACTGCGGGGGCATTCCTCCTGTTCGAAGACGAGATGGGACTGAACAAGGTCACACCTCTGCACACCCACCCGGACTCGGACGAAACCATGTACATCCTGGCCGGGGAGATCCTGATGCACATGGACGGGACTGAACACCGGGTGGCTGCGGGTGGTGTGACCATCGCACCGAGAGGTGTTCCGCACGCCTTCAAAGTCCTTCAGGAGGGGACCCGCGTGCTGTGCCTGCACACCCCGGGCAGTGCCCAGGAGTTCTACTTCGGCGCGAGCGAACCTATGGCTCCTCGGGAAGTGGCAGGGGTGGTGGACTTCAACCGCATCCGCGAATCAGGGCGGGTAAATGGCGGCATCGAGATCATCGGTCCCCCGCCGTTCCCGGAAAGCCACTGAGGCGCCGGGCACTTCCGCCCCAGGGATGCGCCGCCGTCGTGGGGCACTTTGGGGTGGATCAGGCCCTGGAGCTGCTCAAAACCCGGCGTGTCCGTGTCAATGTGCCCCACGACGGCGGCCTCCACCTTCTGAGGGGTGAGCCAGGAACCGGCCCCGCTCGGCGATGAGGCGTTGCAGGTAGCGGCGCAGAAACAGCCGCTCGGCCAGGCGGCCAAGGATTCCGAATGGCGCCGCGAACTCCACGCGGTCCGTCATGATGCTGCCTTCGCCGGCGGACTCGAACTCATGGACGTGCCGGAAAGACTTGAACGGGCCCCTCACCTGCTCATCCACAAAGCTGCCGGGAAAGTCGACGGCGGTGACGCGGCTTGTCATGGTCAGCGGGATTCCGAAGTGCCGGGCGCGCCAGGTGACTTCCTGGCCCTCGCCGATCAGACCGGTCCGCACGCCTCCAACCGCCCGCTCCCCCGAGCCCTTCTGGGAGTCCATATGGGCGTCAATGCTGCGTGCGAGGTCGAACAGCTGTTTTCGGGGCAGGACGGACTCGGTGCGGCACACAAAGCTGACGGTCATGGCGCCAGTCTGCCAGACCCGAATCACCGGCTCGATGCCGCAAAGGCGTAACTTTTAGGCACCGGTGACCCCACGGCCGCCGGCAATCCGGCACTTCATATCCGTAACCGCGGCAAGACTTACGCAAACCCGGCGCCGGCAGTGAGGCGACCATCCGCCACCAGCGTCTGCCAGACTGGCTGCATGGCATCCGGATCTCCAGAGCCCGCCCCCAACACCGCCGACGCATTCCTCGCCCGGCTCCAGGAACTGCGGTCCGACGCCGAGCAGGCGAAGTAAGTCCGCTACTTCAAGCTGGGCCCCGGGGAATACGCCGAGGGTGACTTCTTTCTAGGAGTCCGAATGGGCGAGGTCTTCGAGCTGGCCAAAGAGTTTGTCACCATGGAACTGCCGCAGATCGAGGACCTCCTGGACAAAGACATCCACGAGGCCCGGGCTGGAGCGGTCAAGATCATGGCGCTGCAGGCTTCCGGCAGGAAGGCCCCGGAAGAACTGCGCCGGGATCTCTATGAGCTGTACCTGCGCCGGCATGACAGGATCAACAATTGGGACCTGGTGGACCTTGGCGCCGGCAGCGTTGTGGGCGGGTGGCTCGTCGACAAACCCCGTGACGTCCTCTACGGCCTGGCCCGCTCGCCCAACTTGTGGGAACGCCGTACCGCCATCGTGGCGACATCCTGGTTCCTGCGGACCGGCGACACGGAGGACACCTTCGCCATCGCAGAGTTGCTCCTCGACGACACG is a window encoding:
- a CDS encoding TetR/AcrR family transcriptional regulator, coding for MSRAYADVGRTGQKRRTLDALVAAARQLVASGATPTVDEAALLAGVARSTAYRYFPGQRELLAAAHPETARTSLLPASPPEDVAERLDAVVAEFTAMIIETEAQQRTMLRLSLEPADGQQHLPLRQGRAIGWIAEALSPLQGKMDEKDIHRLVLTIRSAIGIEALVWLTDIGGLGREEAAASMRWTASALLSHALTHGLPPKA
- a CDS encoding FadR/GntR family transcriptional regulator, which translates into the protein MTLSTSHRQPLAEEVTAKLRTMIQTGEWPLQQRIPPEPELMARLGVSRGTLREAVKALAHSGMLEVRRGDGTYVRATSEMSGAARRMYQDHTGEHILEVRAGLDTQAAKLAAKNATPDDVTALRALLTERDQGWHAADYAAWARADWAFHERVAQASGNPLLHELYVSFGGVFHQDLLKQPAKEGFDGIPHQGHGELVDAIEAHDPDAAVASVNRNLNSCAEWIRAELLPL
- the cobA gene encoding uroporphyrinogen-III C-methyltransferase, encoding MAIQDIYPTALRLLGRPVLVVGGGPVAARRAKGLLDAGARVTVVAPVASAALRELADAGLLTWEPRTYRTEDVDGVWFVQTATGDAAVDTQVSKDAEAQRIWCVNASDHEASAAWTPAVAVVDDVKIAINAGGDPRRAMALRDAVATALETGDLPLRRRRTSKDTASAGSVALVGGGPGDTGLITVRGRRLLGQADVVVADRLGPRELLNELSPDVRVIEVGKTPGHHPVPQSEINRILVDEALKGNRVVRLKGGDPYVLGRGGEEAEFCRQHGVEVEVVSGVTSAISVPAAAGIPVTHRGLAKGFSVVTGHEELSEVPARADHTIVLLMGVGQLRESAAALHSAGLPQDTPVGIVENGYLPNQRVTIGTLGSIADQAEATGVANPAVIVIGDVVRVSPFAPSHFKTADYGTTTPNKPRVLTT
- a CDS encoding SRPBCC family protein, giving the protein MKAMGSNTRGPDPAVPATELAGWTFAALFRAIKVVRPDRPIHPQGVSFDGELTRKGDGPQVSGLDWLDSPGVEPVKARFSRSVGLPPSFPDILGLALRINPSGAAADVLFASTGWRFPARFALIPRRSVSDAALTTLMPYQGQYGPVLLGLRTLQRPADGSTGDWVLELCFAKPAGQWVRAGELRLRETPGAPDTPLRFNPLEHPLPDAGTYPWTRRLRERSYRAAQQPAPHSPRNSSHTRGPFALTERKPMATVSKVFNSPAEEVWKVIADGWLYSGWVVGASRIRAVDAQWPDKGSRLHHSVGAWPLVINDSTSVADVEPGRSLELVARVWPAGEAKVLITIEDQGMQCRVTMAEDAVRGPGKFVPKPLRDALILARNRETLNRLELMAAGGAGS
- a CDS encoding AI-2E family transporter; protein product: MARATNLSEHERAPEPEPARNPNTAAEKRRAQRKPPRALWSDGLGRVAIRSAQILLILGVAIASVYALMQIKLLVIPVLIALILAAAIGPFVNMLRRRGLPGGAATGLAFVALLLLLAGVSTVIYFSVRSQWGELVQQASTGLDELEQFLLNGPIPLDQEQLNQAREGIIQFATSSQVRSGAITGLSVVTEFLAGTALMIVFLFFFLKDGAKIWSFFLRPFSGQREAKLRRVGSRTLEVLGGYVRGTAVVALVDAVAIGAALFILQVPLAFALAIIVFMTAFIPLVGATVAGILAALVALVANGPVVALIVVAVVIAVNQLEGDLLQPIVMGKSLQLHALVILMALTAGTILAGIVGAVLSVPLAAVVWAIIQVWTAEDPKFEPMNPDLPPANSQPT
- a CDS encoding DUF1206 domain-containing protein, whose translation is MSDGDSTMSEAADAVEEASNAKALDVVARSGFAVVALLHVIVGAIAVAVAFGQPGQAEATGAIEQLAANPWGPAVMWSCLIACTGLALWQLSEATLRARHLPRKERLAKLVSSGFLALAYGSVGLSFAGFAVGLRADSSRTTRDFSAALLGAPFGLWVLIALGLTIMGVGIYFVAKGLRRGFKDELFHFDGSHRGKLIDALGLTGHVAKGIALNLTGLLFVIAAGKQNADESTGLDGSLKALREHPFGPSLLVAIGAGFICYGIFALVRARFGRM
- a CDS encoding FAD-dependent oxidoreductase, translating into MSSSTTVGSADRPLRVAVVGSGPAGVYAADILTKSEAVKSGELTVSIDLFDRYPAPYGLIRYGVAPDHPRIKGIVNALHKVLDRGDIRFFGNVDYGTDLSIEDLRTHYDAVIFATGAIKDADLNIPGIELDGSYGGADFVSWYDGHPDVPREWPLDAKEIAVIGNGNVALDVARVLSKHADDLLVSEIPDNVYAGLKASPVTDVHVFGRRGPAQVKFTPLELRELSHSKDVDIILYAEDFEFDEESDRLIQSNNQVKTMVGTLTNWIAEQPEDLSELTASRRLHLHFLHSPVEIYDDAETPGKVAGMKFERTELDGTGNARGTGEFVDYPVQAVYRAIGYFGSALPEIEFDHKKGVVPNDGGRVLDAAGTHVPGIYATGWIKRGPVGLIGHTKGDALETVTYLLEDRENLPVAAVPEADAIVDLLDSRGVKFTSWEGWLALDAHELALGAAATEAGGSHGVEVKRERIKVVPREDMVDISRDGVAAQV
- a CDS encoding CynX/NimT family MFS transporter, which encodes MAPISPAPPAVDTALPKPRTAVVLSVIALVLIGLNLRAGITGASALLHDLQLVLGYGPLVAAIIPSIPTLCFAVAGAATSWLTGRLGVEKSILLSLGMLAAGLLLRGIPATGMLVIGTVLGMSGLAVCNVAMPSFIREHFAGRTSLMTGLYTVTMTTGATATAVVVVPLAQALGSPSAAVGAIGIMAIAAFLGFLPVALHAHRNSVRTRTGRISPWPLLRTRKGLLLTAIFTVQALLAYALLSWFPYMLTTMGLSASDSGLMYGLMQLVSVPAGMLLIAIGSRRRMLRPAFYLVSVTMALGVAALLFLPVGLAVIPAVLLGFGLGIFPLVMVMISRSGTNTAETTALSTLAQSTGYLLATVGPFGAGLLHSATGSWTLPLSLLLVLALVQIVVAHLLTGSPSAGNTSKKK